Proteins found in one Triticum urartu cultivar G1812 chromosome 4, Tu2.1, whole genome shotgun sequence genomic segment:
- the LOC125554881 gene encoding uncharacterized protein LOC125554881 — protein MASSPSSSSSLRSSCSFPNLLLWLLNLSLLALAAAALGPALLLRPRPTPFGWALVSVHAATLLSALASMYTHLARRRLCCHAHAALAVAALCGHALASYALLLRRDRSLALLGSARDRREQVALVLLEGALLLAMFLVQAVELAVACAVGRRWAREHEAAEAEKARKRGRKMARVQQAESAEAGVGAVEEEKGTSGKVALRGRISHDVPCV, from the coding sequence ATGGCGTCGAGCCCCAGCTCCAGCTCCAGCCTGAGGAGCTCCTGCTCCTTCCCCAACCTGCTGCTGTGGCTCCTCAACCTCTCCCTgctcgccctcgccgccgccgcgctcgGCCCGGCGCTGCTGCTCCGGCCCCGCCCCACGCCCTTCGGCTGGGCGCTCGTCTCCGTGCACGCCGCCACGCTGCTCTCCGCGCTCGCGTCCATGTACACCCACCTCGCCCGCCGTCGCCTCTGCTGCCACGCCCACGCGGCCCTCGCGGTCGCCGCGCTCTGCGGCCACGCGCTCGCCTCCTACGCGCTGCTCCTCCGCCGCGACCGCAGCCTCGCGCTGCTCGGGTCGGCGCGGGACCGGAGGGAGCAGGTCGCGCTGGTGCTCCTGGAGGGGGCGCTGCTGCTGGCCATGTTCCTGGTGCAGGCCGTGGAGCTGGCGGTTGCCTGCGCCGTGGGCCGGCGGTGGGCGAGGGAGCACGAGGCGGCCGAGGCCGAGAAGGCGAGGAAGCGCGGGAGGAAGATGGCGCGCGTGCAGCAGGCAGAGTCGGCGGAGGCCGGCGTGGGGGCAgtggaggaggagaaggggaCGAGCGGCAAGGTGGCGCTCCGGGGAAGGATCAGCCATGATGTGCCGTGTGTTTAA
- the LOC125552817 gene encoding E3 ubiquitin-protein ligase SPL2 — protein sequence MSARDRETIEALARVAAALDGAVLGLGTAALAAASLAKYLAASGALRLIAEAPALAIPDLRYSLLAGLGDGESRLAVVRGLVRSPPGGTFLIPPGSREHCVVTRHTQTCLFGEWRGIFGWTFDLHALFFKSLKEQIITSSRWVSFGLVDPASEKSGEMVHVKFDGAVHQSLPLTTVYHKLIPVEQNSYTLFQTIVGNGYPIALLDEEKILPIGKEITAIGLCRLKNRSVEISSCPELPYFLSDLTKGEMEAEMSSRARFFFWVTVALGTVSVGLLGHAIYRLWERVKRHREAREAQERFHEADNEDDAGENGSDDEPGEMGDGQLCVICLRKRRRAAFVPCGHLVCCCNCAKRVELMDEPLCPVCRQDIQYMLRVYDS from the exons ATGTCAGCGCGGGACCGGGAGACGATCGAGGCGCTCGCTCGCGTCGCGGCCGCGCTGGACGGGGCGGTGCTCGGCCTCGGCACGGCGGCGCTCGCGGCCGCGTCCCTGGCCAAGTACCTCGCCGCATCCGGGGCGCTCCGCCTCATCGCCGAGGCGCCGGCCCTCGCGATCCCCGACCTCCGCTACTCCCTCCTCGCGGGGCTCGGCGACGGCGAGTCGCGCCTCGCCGTCGTGCGGGGCCTCGTCCGCTCCCCGCCCGGGGGCACGTTCCTCATCCCCCCTGGCTCCCGCGAGCACTGCGTCGTCACCAGGCACACCCAGACG TGCTTGTTCGGCGAATGGAGAGGCATCTTTGGATGGACTTTTGACCTACATGCTCTCTTTTTTAAATCATTGAAAGAGCAAATTATAACATCATCTCGATGG GTTTCGTTTGGTCTTGTCGATCCTGCTTCCGAGAAATCAGGGGAAATGGTACATGTGAAGTTTGATGGGGCTGTTCATCAGTCATTACCTCTTACAACTGTGTATCACAAACTTATCCCAGTTGAGCAAAATTCTTACACATTGTTTCAGACTATTGTTGGCAATGGCTATCCG ATTGCGTTATTGGATGAGGAAAAGATTCTTCCTATCGGAAAGGAGATTACAGCAATAGGCTTATGTCGATTAAAGAATCGAAGTGTTGAGATCAGCTCGTGCCCAGAGCTCCCGTATTTCTT GTCTGATCTGACCAAGGGTGAGATGGAAGCCGAGATGTCCTCACGTGCTAGATTCTTCTTCTGGGTTACTGTTGCTCTTGGAACCGTGTCAGTTGGCTTACTAGGCCATGCCATTTACAG GTTATGGGAGAGAGTTAAACGGCACAGAGAGGCAAGAGAAGCTCAAGAAAGATTTCACGAGGCTGACAATGAAGATGATGCTGGAGAAAATGGCAGCGACGACGAGCCTGGTGAAATGGGTGACGGGCAGCTATGTGTCATATGCTTAAGGAAAAGAAGGCGGGCAGCTTTTGTTCCTTGTGGTCATCTTGTCTGCTGTTGCAACTGCGCGAAAAGGGTGGAACTCATGGATGAACCATTGTGCCCTGTGTGTAGGCAAGACATCCAATACATGCTCAGGGTTTACGACTCTTAA